In the genome of Falsirhodobacter halotolerans, one region contains:
- a CDS encoding RrF2 family transcriptional regulator, with the protein MISQRAKYAFKALVTLADAAQTDQPALTIEEIARRSGTPKRFLEHILLDLRNTGLIRSRRGRSGGYMLIKDPKDVSIGELLRQVDGPIAPLPCLSRTAYHRCDDCEDEETCRIRKTFGQVFYSYLLLIESLTLADLRGDERVMDHLPTRLAGE; encoded by the coding sequence ATGATCTCCCAACGCGCAAAATATGCCTTCAAGGCACTGGTAACATTGGCCGATGCGGCCCAGACCGATCAGCCCGCCCTGACGATCGAAGAGATCGCCCGTCGTTCCGGCACGCCGAAGCGGTTTCTGGAGCACATCCTTCTGGACCTGCGCAACACCGGCTTGATCCGCAGCCGTCGGGGTCGGTCGGGGGGCTATATGCTGATCAAGGACCCGAAGGACGTGTCGATCGGGGAATTGCTGCGCCAGGTGGATGGGCCGATCGCGCCGCTGCCGTGCCTGTCGCGCACCGCCTATCACCGCTGCGACGATTGCGAGGATGAGGAGACCTGCCGCATCCGCAAGACATTCGGGCAGGTGTTCTACTCCTATCTGTTGTTGATCGAATCACTGACGCTGGCCGACCTGCGGGGCGATGAACGTGTGATGGATCATCTGCCGACCCGGCTGGCCGGAGAATAA
- a CDS encoding Lrp/AsnC family transcriptional regulator: MQSLDLIDRKILSELMRDATVPIARLAHRVGLSQTPCWNRVQKLQAQGVIRGRVALVDEAQIGLALTAFVEIIAAAHTPEWHERFLQALTLFPQVMEVNRMAGDPDYLLRVVLPDTAAYDRFYRALTDDIPVQRMTARFVMERVHSATVYPLNVTSH, from the coding sequence ATGCAATCCTTGGACCTGATCGACCGCAAAATCCTGTCGGAACTGATGCGCGATGCGACGGTGCCCATTGCCCGTCTGGCCCACCGCGTCGGCCTGTCGCAGACGCCCTGCTGGAACCGCGTGCAGAAACTTCAGGCGCAGGGCGTGATTCGCGGCCGCGTCGCACTTGTGGACGAGGCGCAGATCGGCCTTGCCCTGACCGCCTTCGTGGAAATTATCGCGGCGGCGCATACGCCCGAATGGCACGAACGCTTCCTTCAGGCGCTCACCCTGTTTCCGCAGGTGATGGAGGTGAACCGCATGGCGGGCGACCCCGACTATCTACTGCGCGTCGTCCTGCCCGACACCGCCGCCTATGACCGGTTCTATCGCGCGCTGACCGATGACATTCCGGTCCAGCGCATGACCGCCCGCTTCGTGATGGAGCGGGTGCATTCGGCGACCGTCTATCCCCTGAACGTCACCAGCCATTGA